A portion of the Ailuropoda melanoleuca isolate Jingjing chromosome 18, ASM200744v2, whole genome shotgun sequence genome contains these proteins:
- the ERLIN2 gene encoding erlin-2 isoform X2 — MAQLGAVVAVATSFFCASLFSAVHKIEEGHIGVYYRGGALLTSTSGPGFHLMLPFITSYKSVQTTLQTDEVKNVPCGTSGGVMIYFDRIEVVNFLVPNAVYDIVKNYTADYDKALIFNKIHHELNQFCSVHTLQEVYIELFDQIDENLKLALQQDLTSMAPGLVIQAVRVTKPNIPEAIRRNYELMESEKTKLLIAAQKQKVVEKEAETERKKALIEAEKVAQVAEITYGQKVMEKETEKKISEIEDAAFLAREKAKADAECYTAMKLAEANKVH, encoded by the exons ATGGCTCAGTTGGGAGCAGTTGTGGCTGTGGCTACCAGCTTCTTTTGTGCATCCCTCTTCTCAGCCGTGCACAAGATAGAAGAGGGACATATTGGGGTGTATTACAG AGGGGGAGCCCTCCTGACTTCCACCAGCGGCCCGGGTTTCCATCTCATGCTTCCTTTCATCACATCATATAAGTCTGTGCAG ACCACCCTGCAGACTGATGAGGTGAAGAATGTGCCTTGCGGGACTAG TGGCGGTGTGATGATCTACTTTGACCGAATTGAAGTGGTGAACTTCTTGGTCCCAAATGCAG TGTATGACATCGTGAAGAACTACACTGCCGACTACGACAAGGCCCTCATCTTCAACAAGATCCACCATGAGCTAAACCAGTTCTGCAGTGTGCACACGCTTCAGGAGGTCTACATTGAGCTCTTTG ATCAGATTGATGAAAACCTCAAGCTGGCTTTACAACAGGACCTGACCTCCATGGCCCCCGGGCTTGTCATCCAA GCTGTGCGGGTGACCAAGCCCAATATACCTGAGGCGATCCGCAGAAACTACGAGTTGAT gGAAAGCGAGAAGACGAAGCTTCTCATTGCAGCCCAGAAACAGAAGGTGGTGGAGAAGGAAGCTGAGACGGAGCGGAAGAAGGCCCTCATCG AGGCAGAAAAGGTGGCTCAGGTTGCAGAAATCACCTATGGGCAGAAGGTGATGGAGAAGGAGACGGAGAAGAAGATTTCAGAAATTGAAG ATGCTGCGTTTCTGGCCCGGGAGAAGGCAAAGGCTGACGCGGAGTGCTACACCGCCATGAAGCTCGCCGAGGCCAACAAG GTCCATTAG
- the ERLIN2 gene encoding erlin-2 isoform X3, giving the protein MAQLGAVVAVATSFFCASLFSAVHKIEEGHIGVYYRGGALLTSTSGPGFHLMLPFITSYKSVQTTLQTDEVKNVPCGTSGGVMIYFDRIEVVNFLVPNAVYDIVKNYTADYDKALIFNKIHHELNQFCSVHTLQEVYIELFDQIDENLKLALQQDLTSMAPGLVIQAVRVTKPNIPEAIRRNYELMESEKTKLLIAAQKQKVVEKEAETERKKALIEAEKVAQVAEITYGQKVMEKETEKKISEIEDAAFLAREKAKADAECYTAMKLAEANKP; this is encoded by the exons ATGGCTCAGTTGGGAGCAGTTGTGGCTGTGGCTACCAGCTTCTTTTGTGCATCCCTCTTCTCAGCCGTGCACAAGATAGAAGAGGGACATATTGGGGTGTATTACAG AGGGGGAGCCCTCCTGACTTCCACCAGCGGCCCGGGTTTCCATCTCATGCTTCCTTTCATCACATCATATAAGTCTGTGCAG ACCACCCTGCAGACTGATGAGGTGAAGAATGTGCCTTGCGGGACTAG TGGCGGTGTGATGATCTACTTTGACCGAATTGAAGTGGTGAACTTCTTGGTCCCAAATGCAG TGTATGACATCGTGAAGAACTACACTGCCGACTACGACAAGGCCCTCATCTTCAACAAGATCCACCATGAGCTAAACCAGTTCTGCAGTGTGCACACGCTTCAGGAGGTCTACATTGAGCTCTTTG ATCAGATTGATGAAAACCTCAAGCTGGCTTTACAACAGGACCTGACCTCCATGGCCCCCGGGCTTGTCATCCAA GCTGTGCGGGTGACCAAGCCCAATATACCTGAGGCGATCCGCAGAAACTACGAGTTGAT gGAAAGCGAGAAGACGAAGCTTCTCATTGCAGCCCAGAAACAGAAGGTGGTGGAGAAGGAAGCTGAGACGGAGCGGAAGAAGGCCCTCATCG AGGCAGAAAAGGTGGCTCAGGTTGCAGAAATCACCTATGGGCAGAAGGTGATGGAGAAGGAGACGGAGAAGAAGATTTCAGAAATTGAAG ATGCTGCGTTTCTGGCCCGGGAGAAGGCAAAGGCTGACGCGGAGTGCTACACCGCCATGAAGCTCGCCGAGGCCAACAAG CCCTGA
- the ERLIN2 gene encoding erlin-2 isoform X4, with protein MLAPGGGIHVLRGWAQARLTVNFAGKGSLMAQLGAVVAVATSFFCASLFSAVHKIEEGHIGVYYRGGALLTSTSGPGFHLMLPFITSYKSVQTTLQTDEVKNVPCGTSGGVMIYFDRIEVVNFLVPNAVYDIVKNYTADYDKALIFNKIHHELNQFCSVHTLQEVYIELFGWDNDFSQESSLKRTLREGIWREDPSQRGPLWALHYPSQKGGSVSTLPTLAYETAPV; from the exons ATGTTAGCCCCGGGAGGCGGAATCCACGTCCTGCGCGGGTGGGCCCAGGCACGCCTGACTGTGAACTTTGCT GGTAAAGGTTCGCTGATGGCTCAGTTGGGAGCAGTTGTGGCTGTGGCTACCAGCTTCTTTTGTGCATCCCTCTTCTCAGCCGTGCACAAGATAGAAGAGGGACATATTGGGGTGTATTACAG AGGGGGAGCCCTCCTGACTTCCACCAGCGGCCCGGGTTTCCATCTCATGCTTCCTTTCATCACATCATATAAGTCTGTGCAG ACCACCCTGCAGACTGATGAGGTGAAGAATGTGCCTTGCGGGACTAG TGGCGGTGTGATGATCTACTTTGACCGAATTGAAGTGGTGAACTTCTTGGTCCCAAATGCAG TGTATGACATCGTGAAGAACTACACTGCCGACTACGACAAGGCCCTCATCTTCAACAAGATCCACCATGAGCTAAACCAGTTCTGCAGTGTGCACACGCTTCAGGAGGTCTACATTGAGCTCTTTG GATGGGACAATGATTTTTCCCAGGAATCTTCATTAAAAAGGACCCTGAGAGAGGGCATCTGGAGAGAAGACCCCAGCCAGAGAGGGCCGCTGTGGGCACTGCACTATCCCAGCCAGAAGGGGGGATCAGTCAGCACTCTTCCTACACTGGCCTATGAAACAGCTCCCGTGTGA
- the ERLIN2 gene encoding erlin-2 isoform X1 — MAQLGAVVAVATSFFCASLFSAVHKIEEGHIGVYYRGGALLTSTSGPGFHLMLPFITSYKSVQTTLQTDEVKNVPCGTSGGVMIYFDRIEVVNFLVPNAVYDIVKNYTADYDKALIFNKIHHELNQFCSVHTLQEVYIELFDQIDENLKLALQQDLTSMAPGLVIQAVRVTKPNIPEAIRRNYELMESEKTKLLIAAQKQKVVEKEAETERKKALIEAEKVAQVAEITYGQKVMEKETEKKISEIEDAAFLAREKAKADAECYTAMKLAEANKLKLTPEYLQLMKYKAIASNSKIYFGKDIPDMFVDSAGGLGKQFEGLADKLTFDDEPLDVDPEEN; from the exons ATGGCTCAGTTGGGAGCAGTTGTGGCTGTGGCTACCAGCTTCTTTTGTGCATCCCTCTTCTCAGCCGTGCACAAGATAGAAGAGGGACATATTGGGGTGTATTACAG AGGGGGAGCCCTCCTGACTTCCACCAGCGGCCCGGGTTTCCATCTCATGCTTCCTTTCATCACATCATATAAGTCTGTGCAG ACCACCCTGCAGACTGATGAGGTGAAGAATGTGCCTTGCGGGACTAG TGGCGGTGTGATGATCTACTTTGACCGAATTGAAGTGGTGAACTTCTTGGTCCCAAATGCAG TGTATGACATCGTGAAGAACTACACTGCCGACTACGACAAGGCCCTCATCTTCAACAAGATCCACCATGAGCTAAACCAGTTCTGCAGTGTGCACACGCTTCAGGAGGTCTACATTGAGCTCTTTG ATCAGATTGATGAAAACCTCAAGCTGGCTTTACAACAGGACCTGACCTCCATGGCCCCCGGGCTTGTCATCCAA GCTGTGCGGGTGACCAAGCCCAATATACCTGAGGCGATCCGCAGAAACTACGAGTTGAT gGAAAGCGAGAAGACGAAGCTTCTCATTGCAGCCCAGAAACAGAAGGTGGTGGAGAAGGAAGCTGAGACGGAGCGGAAGAAGGCCCTCATCG AGGCAGAAAAGGTGGCTCAGGTTGCAGAAATCACCTATGGGCAGAAGGTGATGGAGAAGGAGACGGAGAAGAAGATTTCAGAAATTGAAG ATGCTGCGTTTCTGGCCCGGGAGAAGGCAAAGGCTGACGCGGAGTGCTACACCGCCATGAAGCTCGCCGAGGCCAACAAG CTGAAGCTGACCCCCGAGTACCTGCAGCTGATGAAGTACAAGGCCATCGCTTCCAACAGCAAGATCTACTTCGGCAAAGACATCCCGGACATGTTCGTGGACTCTGCAGGCGGCCTGGGCAAGCAGTTCGAGGGGCTGGCTGACAAGCTGACTTTCGATGACGAGCCCTTGGACGTAGACCCTGAGGAGAACTGA